The nucleotide sequence AGTTTGTGCGAAAGTGCATCAACTATATTGAAACAAAAGGTAAAGGTTTTTCAGAGTTCTTTGCAGTTTCGTCAGTTTACCTACTTGCCCTTAAGGGGGAGTACTTGAGTCATAGCTGAGTAATTTTGATGCCACTTTGACAGACTTCTCTCAGGGAAAAATGTTCTATGTAACAATTGTGGAAGTCTGAAATAGTCTATTTTATATTGtcacacattttttactttgaagGCCCATTTGGGcctttttaaattagatttttttttttaaattagaagatttgtttttgctattaCCTCTTTCGATGGATGCAAGTTAATATCAGTTCTGTCCTAAAGACAGATGTAACCTTTATAATTTTATAGTTGCAATATGTCTAATATCTAGTAGAGTGGTTGTTCTTACCAATGTGGAATTAAGCACCCAATTAATACACATGTAATTTGACTTATGATCCAAGTACAGAGAATTTAGTCTCAAACTAAGTAGAAAAAGTCAATGAAGAGCTCATGATCAGGAAAGAACACCTGTATCTTGATTCTGTCTCATGCAGGTTTTAAAGAAAAGTATGTGCTACATTTccactgtgctgtgtttgtcaAGATTATActcccattttattttcttacctcCCCCTCTCTTCCAGGAGTGACACAGGAGGGAGTATACAGAACAGTTGGCAGTAACATCCAAGTGCAGAAGCTTTTAAATGCCTTCTTTGGTaaggaaataaacatttgaacatgtgtAACATCTGCCCATTCACTATGTTTTCTATTCCAGTTAAAGAATATACTAGAATTTTCTTTGTGGTTGGTCATGATGATGAAATTGTATATTAATGATTATATAGGAAGAACTCTATCTACAAGGATGGCAGACAACTTCCAAAGCCACATAATGAAACGGAAAAATGagattcacacacacttaaatgtacataaatacacatacagtatagtgtttagaaaaaaacaaacagaggaggagaagaaggatgAGGACAATGTGAACAGAAGGGGAGAGAGACGAGGAGCAGTGTGGGGGTTCTGAAAGACAGAGATGCAGTTCTGacaaagttaaaatgtgttgttaatattattattaacaacaaAGAACACAGTCTTTTCAGGCTAATATTGTAGTCAGGTTATTGTAATCTCTTTAGAATTAGCAACAAGGTCTGAGATAAGTTCTCCAAATTCTTCAGAAATTGTGAAACTTTGTGGTTTCCCTGAGGATTCAAAGGAGTCGAAAACTAGCAGAAGAGGGAACGTTTGACTGAATATTACATTCATCTGGTGACACGAATGTAACttctaataaatgctgatgtttgtctctgtgtctgcatgACATTGTGACTGGAAGCAAACTTGAACAATACCAGGGCCCAGAAACTAAAGCAGTTAAATGAAATCCAGGCTTGatccccttttttaaaaaacatgccTTTCCTAAATCTATTACGTGAAAAAGGTGTGGAGTTGATTTTCTTGaacaaatttattttgtatACAGATTTCTTGGCTCCATGTCACTTTGTGCCCGTAACTTTGATCAGTAAAGATAATGAGGTTTTGATAAGCAGTGCTTATTTGTTCTGATTCGATCTTTTTATAGACCCTACTAACCCAGGAGATGTGGATCTCCACAACTGTGACTGGGATGATAAAACTATCACAAGTGCATTGAAGTTTTATCTAAGGTGTGTTTTTTGCTTCTTCGTTTTTGTGAATGTAACAGGGGGGCTACATGATTGGTGTTAAATAGGCTCTATATCAAATGcctttaataattattttacttaataattcatttaagaaataaacaaaatttcatgctagttaaacacatttctattgATCATAAACCTGACTCACATCAACATATTACAGAGCCTTCAGATACTAAggatatgtatttaaaaaatatctgcaCAATTGTCTGTCATGTTTGGCTGTAGATCTGGAACAAGATGCACATTAAAAATGGTTCACTATTATTTGAATAACAAATGTAGCCTTGACTGGGGTTATGTTCTCTGAGTGCTTTTCCAGTGCAATTGTGTTAACGAGTTAGTgctgacttttgtttttcttctgtttgatGTGTTGATTTATAGTCTTTCACTTGTGTTTATGGGTGTCTTTATCTGCAGGAGTCTCTCTGAACCTCTGATGACCTATAATCTACACAGAGACCTCATGTGTGCTGCAAGTAAGACAAGCTTTGGAAATTATTTTCCGCTAAGAATCAAAATGATTGTGTCATTATGTCTGCAACTTCTTTAAAATCTCTGCCTAGATCTACTGTGACCAGCGATTATAAAAACTGTCACTTTTATTTACCTAATAGAGTCAAAAATTCTGTTTCACTCAAAATATAAAGATGTGCTGCAATTTCTCcttaaaacactttaatatgTGCTTTGCCCCAGACTTCCAGGTCCTCACCTGTTATGTGCAGTAATTAACACatgcaaagtatttttttccaataagAAATTCCCTCGATGGGgtaactttgtttttcctttgtttcataGAATCAGATAATCTGGACTTTCGACTTAGTGAAATTCATTCACTTACCTACAAAGTACCAGAGAAGAACAGAGAGATGCTAGAGATGCTAATTAAACACTTGGTGAAGTGAGTGTTGATGTACTTTGTTGTCATTTACAGGACCATACGCTCTTTTGCTGAAGGTCACTGCCTCTTTCAAcagttttgttacatttgatCCAACCCAGTTTGATATTTGTTGACAGTGTGTGCAGTCACAGTGATGAAAACCTAATGACTCCGTCAAACATGGCTGTTATCTTCGGACCCACACTGATGAGGGCAAAGGAGGAGACAGTAGCGGCCATGTTGGACATCAAGTTCCAGAATATTGTTGTTGAGATTCTGATTGAGGACTACAAAAAGGTACGTTATCAGATCAACCCAATAGCATTTTGTCCCTAATAAAGTAAAGTTTGACACTTTTGTTGCCAAAAGTTCATTGAAAGGATTGATGCTATATCTGTACAAACATATGTCTTCATGTTTGAAGTTTGGAAGTTAACTGCACAGTGGGAGATGGGAGAAAACAGCTAGCTTGGCATTGCTGAAAGGAAAATTTTCTTACAATTGCAAATCAAATATTTGAGCAAACAGTTGCTGGTCCTGGAAAGAGAACCAAGGAGTTACTGCTTTTGTATGGACTGAATAAATGTTAGCTGTTAGTTGATCTTTTTATATGCTAAGCTAAGTTAGGTAGCTTGTGGTTGTAGCTTATTTACTTTATATGCCAAAAAGTCACACATAAAATTAATatacatgtttattttgtgccaaagagattattatttattatgtcaCTAATTTGGTATTTGTCCTGTAGCCTACTTTTTTGAGTTTGATTTAAAACTTATTTCCTTTGTTAAGATTGAAATAGCAGTAATgtggtgtttcagtttttctaatGCAGTATCTGAAATAATAGCTACTGATGTGTCACTGTCACTTCTTTGTGATTACAGATCTTCAGTCATATGCCAGAGGAAAGCACCATCCCACCTGTTCCTCCTCCACGGATCACCCCAAGAAAGCATCAACCCATCACAATCTCCAAGCGACCACCTCGTGTTCATCAAGCTCTTAGTAACGACCTCTTTCAGTTTGCAGAGAGTAGGTATTAGCCTGTTTTGGCCCGATTGTcgtcatcattgtcatcattaatCCATCCTATCTGTGCTCAGTGTACAGTGGATTGTTTTGAATGTTCTGAACAAAACCTGAACAATTTTTTGTGCAACACACATGTATccaatttactttttttcttacttgGTCTCTTTTTTGGTTTTGACCTCAGTCTAAATAACATAGTCTGTTTGAACCCCTCGTTAAGCAGGTGTAACTCAATCCTTTCAAACACCGTGGTAGGGAAATTTGGGGCATCtgcgttttttttatttattatttaattagttATTTAATTGGTTCTAACTTTTTACTTGGTGTAGCCACATAACCTGCTCTGAAGTAATCTGAAGCTTGGACCACACAGAAATGATTAGCAAATCATTTAATGCAGTCCCAAAACTTTTGACATCTATGTACACTTGTTAATTGTTCCACTGAGTCCCTCCAAGTAGTCACATCCTTGTTTCTGTCAAACAGATGGCCAAAATGATGGTTCTGCTGTGGACATGGATATCTCAGTGAGCCCCACTCCACTGCAGCGGACAAAACCTGTAAACTACCCTCCACTTGTTCCAAGAGAACCTCCTCCGAGACAAGCATTGATTCCTAGACCAGCTTATCGTGTGGACAAACCTTCAGACTCTGATACAGGGAAGACAAATGATACAAAGCAAAGCCTGGATTCTTCTGCAGCAAACGGGGAGTCTGGTGTCTACGTAAGCAGAGTTCCATCCTTCCAGAGCAGAAAGAATCCTCCAAAGTGCACATCAGCTAACAGAGAAGGTATGACTGTATGTAGCTGATAAActtgtttttctgaaaatgagTTTTGTTCTATTTAGAGAAAAAAGTTATTTAGAATGTTGTTcatcatttctgtgtttaaacaaaTCTAGTTTGTTACTACTGTGTGAAGCTGGTTATTAGCAGAAAATCAAGTTTAAAACAGTGTAGCAGCAGAGATGAATGCTATAGCAGCACTACTTTTGGAAATTGTAGGAACTACAAGTACACCTGCAGTCTGAGGCCAAAGTGGTCTATTTAGATAATGCACTTTATAAGGTACAGTATAACGTGAGCATTAGGATGGTTGAATGcaaggaggagggttttaaCTTCTATTCTGGATTTTATTGGGAGCAAATGGTGAAAAGCTAATAAGGAAGAAATATGGATCCGTAAGATCTGTAAAATATGATTCCTGTCGgtactcttgctgcagcattttggattaattggaGGCTGAAGTTATGCCTTTAACTAATTGATTTGTCTCATCTGTGTTTTAGATAATGATATAGATATTATAGATAAATGTAGCTATGTGTCATCTGTGTGGCAATGGAAATTTACAGTAGGCAGTTTTCCCATAAAATGTATAGTGTGAAAAGTATCAGTCCTAGCACAGAACCCTGCAGAACTCCATAACCAACTCCATAACCAACTTTTGTATGtggaatatttattattaacatgaacaaatttgaATCTATTTAAGAGATAAGGATTAAACCAATCTATTGCAGTTAATTTATTCCCAATTACATGTTCtggtctttgtaataaaatattgtgttaaGTGGTGTCAGATGCAGTATTAAGAGCTAACAGGATAACTTTAGAGGTCAGTCCCTTGTCTGAAGCTAAATTGATCTATTAAAACTGGTGAGTTTCTTAAAAAACTTGAAACAGCTGTTGTGACCCCAGTTTTTAAGTCTGATGCACCCAATGAGGCGTTAAGACCTATTTCAATTGGGCCAGTAGGCTCAAAGGTTGTCAGAATCTATCAGTCTATCAGAATCAGAATCGAAGTATCTGGAAAAGACCAACTTCTACATTCAAAGCGATTTggatgtatttgtatttgtctttatcTAAAAGCCTAACCAAGGGCGGGGGTTTTGCTATATACACACCATTGGTTGCTTAGTTGTAACAATGTTTAGCTGTATTGTCcctggaaaaaataaagaaataacagAATATAGTTGGTGACTTTCACCAGTGCTGTTTTTGTACTATGATCTGTTCTAAACCTGACTGCAAATCTTCAAAGTTATTCTCACGCAGGGGGTCACACTATTGCTTTGCAACtgctttttcaaggattttaaaaataatggtgAGATTGGATATCGATCTATAACTTATTAAAGCCTTTAATAAAAATAGATTGATCAAATTTAATATGGAAATGTCTATTGAGGGTGAAAAATCTTTGAGCAGTCTAGTAGGGTCAAAGTCTCTTAGCTTTAGGATTCTAGTTCTTTCATTTACCTAATTCCACTAGCAAACTTCTCATTTCTCTCACACTTCCATGCACTGTTACATGACGCTCTAACAACTTTCTTTTAGGAGATTCTGGCCTGAACAGATCAAAGTCCATTTGTAGACCCCCAGGCAGGCCTCCTGAGCCCCCCTCCAGATTTCCTACTCCACAACATCCCCAAAGTGCACCCAGCAGCGAGGCTGCAACAACATCCTAGTAAGTACTCTTCACAGAGTCTGTAGCCCCATTTTAAAGAGTACTTATACAGTAGATATGCAAAGACAAACTGTATCAAGTGGTACAGTACCATAAACATTCAACCACTGGATTGatggtttaattaaaaatagagagttaaaattaaagcaaactTGTGCCAGATGTGTGATTTCAGTGTTTTAGAATCAGTAGTGACATGTCCGATCCTATGTCCTTGGTGACAACTGCTCACAAGTATTTAATAAAGAGTCACAAATGTCAGATAAATCATGATTTTATTCTACAGtactaaaatgtttgttttcttctttttctgcagcGTTGCttctaaaacaaagttttttgaaaatgcctccagacaAGTTGTCAAGTATGTAAACTTAATTTATCTTTGGTGCAGTTGGTCTTTTTCTTTAGCTCACATAACTAATATGTGTAGCATAACTTTACAGCAGTTGAAaagttattaaaacaaaaacccagCATACCAGAAGACACAAATTATGATATTCGTAataggaaaaaaattacatgtttaaattGATCAGTGAATGGATTAACTATTATAAAGggttaattatttaataatgtttagGGTTTATTATTCAAAGCCTCATTCTGGTATGTTGAATAAGTGCTAGCTGACTCTGTTCACCCATTGTGGTCTCTCCCATAATGGCTCATTCAAGTCCTCAAGGTGATGATGTAATGATTCCTCGGTGAGGTGGCTGTGAGATGGGAACACATCTGCTCTTTTATGGTTTGGTTGCGAAATCTAGgttcaggttttttttagtCAATGTAAGGATCGAGCACATAAATGAGGAATGCTTTTACTCCTGACTCCTGTCATACAATGTGAGATGCAGTGGACCTGCAAGATCACCATTATTATTCAGTGGGGCCTTAAGACAGAGCCTGTGGAATCTGGTGCATTTGTAattagtatttttcttttctaatttagTTCACCGGCCACTCCATCACCATCAGCAGTGACAAACGTAAAAAAAGAGGtacgtttttatttattactttttatgcTGTCGCAGTATGGTGTAATAATTTcactttatgtttgttttataattgAGACTtgattcttttttgtctgtttcctcAGAATTAAATGGAAGGAGTCTTTACCACATGATGTGACCTCTACATACCTCTGTTGGGTGCACACAAGCAGTCAAGTGTGACTTTGTAAGAATGAGAAATTAGCACTCAATAGAACTGAATGGACTTATTTGGTTCTTGTGAATTTTTTAATCGCTACAAATCACCTTGACAGGCAAGCGAAAACTACACATGAAGAAGTGACTGGCTCAGTGTTTGATCAATATTCCAAAGTTACAATGAAGCAAAAGTATTTCTTTCCTTGTTCCAAACACTTtatgaaatattacaatatttagtcattttatagtttaattttaaacagtatGAATGACTCCTAATTTTATTCGTATCTGGTTTAATTCTTGTTTTCAGCAGTGTGAAATAGGTATTCCAAAGAAACATTCCAATCAatatgaatttgaatttgaaaatggGCTGTGTTAGTCTCAGTGCTAACTGCTAGATCTTAAGGCCATAAAATGCAGTTAAGacaaatgttattgttattcCAGTGGATCAGCTTGAAAAAGCAACTGCTAAAGATTGAAActcagtatttaaaaaacatatgtaaaaGAGTTACTAATGTGAAAATTTTAGTTGATCAattaaaaaggagcattttaacATTATGTAGTGTATTACACTAGGGAATTTCTAAAAGAAAGATACAGATTACGATCTATACATTCCTTTGCCTGTGACCTTGGTGTCACTCACCTCTTCTTGGTGGTAGGTGATCTTGTACGGGAGTCTTCAAAGTTTACCGGAATACGTTGGAAGTCAGATGAATTG is from Channa argus isolate prfri chromosome 22, Channa argus male v1.0, whole genome shotgun sequence and encodes:
- the LOC137107759 gene encoding oligophrenin-1-like, translating into MGHPPLEFSHCYVDSPDFRETLKCYELELDRTSKSLKELIKDGNSVINAIKSYCLAVQKFSQTLSMFQFDFIGDSLTDDEINIAQSFQEFAGLLQEVEHDRMMMVQNASDLLIKPLEKFRKEQIGLTKEKKKKFEKESEKFYSQLDKHLNLSAKKKESQLQEADELLDKERVNFYEASVEYVYQIHQVQDRKKFDVVEPVLAFLHSILTLNNLTVEMTQDFMPYKQELQLSLQNTRNHYESTREELEELMKRMKNPSQISKMHSFLPMEGYLYCQEKWALGMTWVKYYCKYHKDGRRLVMVPCEQKPTTKQGPLQLTLKSCIRRKTESIDKRFCFDVETNERNTHVTFQALSEGERKLWIEAMDGKEPIYHSPIHKQAEMELNETGFKFVRKCINYIETKGVTQEGVYRTVGSNIQVQKLLNAFFDPTNPGDVDLHNCDWDDKTITSALKFYLRSLSEPLMTYNLHRDLMCAAKSDNLDFRLSEIHSLTYKVPEKNREMLEMLIKHLVNVCSHSDENLMTPSNMAVIFGPTLMRAKEETVAAMLDIKFQNIVVEILIEDYKKIFSHMPEESTIPPVPPPRITPRKHQPITISKRPPRVHQALSNDLFQFAENGQNDGSAVDMDISVSPTPLQRTKPVNYPPLVPREPPPRQALIPRPAYRVDKPSDSDTGKTNDTKQSLDSSAANGESGVYVSRVPSFQSRKNPPKCTSANREGDSGLNRSKSICRPPGRPPEPPSRFPTPQHPQSAPSSEAATTSYVASKTKFFENASRQVVNSPATPSPSAVTNVKKEN